CACCATCGGCACGCTCGACGGCGCCAACATCGAGATCAAGGACCATGTCGGTCCCGACAACATCTTCATCTTCGGCCTCGACGCGGCGGGCGTCCAGCGCGTCCAGTCCCAGCCGGGCTACGCCGCGCGCGCCATCGCGGCCTCGCCCCGGCTGCGCGGTGCCCTCGACATGATCTCTGCTGGCGGGTTCTCGCCCGGCGAGCCGGGCCGGTTCCGCCCGCTGGTCGACGAGCTCACCCACGGCGACCGCTTCCTGCTCACCGCCGATTTCGACGATTACTGGCGCGCCCAGCGCGCGGTCGACGCCGCCTGGCGCCGGCCGAAGACCTGGTGGCGCTCGGCGATCCTCAACACGGCGCGCACCGCGTGGTTCTCGTCGGACCGGACGATGCGGGAATACGCCGAGGAGATCTGGCGGGTGCGGGTGGGCTGAAGCGGCCTGATCCTCTGACGAAAAGAGAAACCCCGCGGTGCGAGCCGCGGGGTTGTCTTCTATGTGCAGATATACGAACCTGCTTGTTGCTGGCGACGTATGTCACGACTTATATTTGATCTGGTAAGTGTAGGTAGGGCGATTCTCCCCTCTCCCGTGTGGGAGAGGGGTCGGGGGTGAGGGTGACACGCTTCCGTGTAAAGGTCTGATCGTCGTGCTGGCAGCGTACCGACCTGATCCAGACTCAGAGCCATAGCACCCTCACCCCTACCGCTCTCCCACACGGGAGAGGGGATCCCGCGCTTTGTTGGTTTCAGAGCGGATCAAGCGGAATTCATCTGAAGCTAGCGTCGCTGCATGGCCGCGATGAACGGCTCCTTCAGCGATAGATACCGCTTCATGTCCAGGCTCTCGTCCGTGGCGATCTTCTGCTTGAACGCGCCGTAACGCTCACGTGCGGCGGGATCAGCCCGCAGCAGGTTGCGAAACGCAAGCACCTTCTGGGCGTCGGGATGATGCGCGGTGCAGACGTGCAGCTTGTGCGTTCGCACGCCGTTCACGTCCCGCTTGAAGAAGAGGTGATCGGGAGACAGATCACCGCCGCGCCGATAGCCCAGATCCGCGAGCGGCGAATCCCATTGCTGGGTGTCGGCGCCTTCACCGACCTCGGCGAGGATATCGATCTCCGGCTTGGCGACGAGGCCGGGCACAGCCGTGCTCCCGACGTGGTGAAGGGCGATAAGCCTGTCCGCGAACACCGCAGCGAGGCGCGCCGCCTCGTCCGCATACATCTGCGGCCATCGCGGATCATACGAGACGAGGGCGCTCGTGAGCGGCATGGCGCCGGCCCCGCTCACGCCGCCGGAATATACTGGTACGTCCAGGTCTCGCTCAGCGTCTCGTCCCCACGCCGCAGGAACAGCCGCAGTTCCACCGGATCCGCGCCCGCCACCGCGAGATCGAACTCGGCCCGCCAATGGCCGGGCACGTCGTCCGGCACCGCCTCGGTGCGGGCGAGCGGGAAGGTGCCGCGCGACGCGGTGAGCACCGGCTCCGGCTTCACCCCCGCCGGCAGGCGGCCGAGCGGCTCGCCCAGGAACTCGACCACGAACTTGCGCACACCCTTCGGCCGGTCGGTGCCGGCCTGGCCGCCATTGCCCTCGCGGGTGGCGACGACGCGGGCGAGGTTGCTCGGATAGGGCTCGTCCGCGACCCAGTGCAGGCGGTAGGCGAGATCGTGCGAGGACCCGGCGCGGGCGGGCTCACGGGGCACCCACATCGCCACCACGTTGTCGTGGATCTCGTCGTCGGTGGCGTTCTCGACCAGCTGGACGCTGCCCTTGCCCCAATCACCCAGGGGCTCGACCCAGAGCGAGGGCCGGCGGTCGTAATAGACGCCGTCCTGGTAGTGGTCGAACAGGCGGTCGCGCTGCATCAGCCCGAAGCCGCGCGGGCGCTCGTCGGAGAAGGCCGAGACCATGGTGCGGGGCGGGTTGCGCAGGGGCCGCCAGATCCGCTCGCCGGTGCCGGTCCAGAGCGCCAGGCCGTCCGAATCGTGCACCTCCGGGCGCCAGTCCACGGCGGTGGGCTTGGCGGTCTCGGAGAACCAGTACATCGAGGTGAGCGGCGCCAGGCCGAAGCGGCCGACATCCTTGCGCAGGTGCAGGCTCGCCTCGATGTCCATCACCACCGAACGGGTGCGGCGCATCCTGAAGCGGTAGGCGCCGGCGGCCGAGGGGCCGTCGAGGAGCGTCAGGACCGTGACGGTGTCGGAATCAGGCGCCGGGGTCTCGAACCAGACGTGGGTGAAGTCCGGGAACTCCTCCGGCCGGTCCGGCATCACGGTATCGAGGGCGAGCCCCCGCGCCGACAGGCCGTACTGGTAGAGCTCGCCGATCGCGCGGAAATACGAGGCGCCGAGAAAAGCGACCCAGTCGTTGCGGCGCCAGTCGAGGGGGCCGCCGCGGCGCTCCTGGAAGCGGAAGCCGGCGAAGCCCGGATTGGGCGGAAGGCGCCGTGCCGGCGAATCCGCCGGCATCTCGAAGGCGGCCGGGTCGTAGATGATCTCGCGCGCCTGGGCCCCCTCGACCACGTGCATCCGCACCGGCTTCTGGAAGTAGCGGCCGAGGTGAAAGAACGTGACCGGAAAGGCGCTCGGGCCCTCGGCCCAGAGCGCGTGGTCGGGCTTGTACTTCAGCTTGCCGTGGGCGTCGTAGTCGATCGCCTGCAAGACGTCGCGGTCGGGCACCGCCGGCGCCGCATAGGGCCGGGCGGCGAGGTCCCGCGCCCGCGCCTTGAGGGCGTCGAAGCTGAAGGCCTCGGGCTGGCCGAGGGGCAGCTCGGCGCTCAACGCCTGGCTCAACCCCTGGGGGCCGGAGCCGAGCAGGAGCGCGGCGCCGGCGAGCAGCGTGCGGCGGTCGATCATCCCTGCGCCCTCAGCGGATCGGCTCGATGCTGGTGGCCCGACGCCAGAGCTGGATCATGATGGAGAGGGCGAGGAGGCTGAACAGCACCATCAGCACGTGGCCGACCATGTCGCCGAGCTCGAAGATGCCGGCGAGCGCCCAGCCCGCCGCGATCGCCACCGCGAACACCTCGACGCCGACCAGCACCATGATGCTGAGGATGGTGACGAGGCTGCGGGGCTTGAGGGAACCTGATGCGGGCACGCGGCCTGACCCTTGTCGAGTGTGGCGGGGCGACGGGCGTGCGAAGCGCCTATCGTTTCATGGTTGCGGGCACTAGCCTGAACCGCGGGGCCGGCGCAACCGCGCGGACCCCCGCCCCGCCGTTTCGTCACCTCGTCCTAAGCCCAGAGTCGTCCAAGCGCCCCGATGCCCGAGACCCCCGTCTTCTCCCGCGCGGCTTGCGCGGCTCCCC
The sequence above is drawn from the Methylobacterium terrae genome and encodes:
- a CDS encoding GrpB family protein, with protein sequence MPLTSALVSYDPRWPQMYADEAARLAAVFADRLIALHHVGSTAVPGLVAKPEIDILAEVGEGADTQQWDSPLADLGYRRGGDLSPDHLFFKRDVNGVRTHKLHVCTAHHPDAQKVLAFRNLLRADPAARERYGAFKQKIATDESLDMKRYLSLKEPFIAAMQRR
- a CDS encoding glucan biosynthesis protein, coding for MIDRRTLLAGAALLLGSGPQGLSQALSAELPLGQPEAFSFDALKARARDLAARPYAAPAVPDRDVLQAIDYDAHGKLKYKPDHALWAEGPSAFPVTFFHLGRYFQKPVRMHVVEGAQAREIIYDPAAFEMPADSPARRLPPNPGFAGFRFQERRGGPLDWRRNDWVAFLGASYFRAIGELYQYGLSARGLALDTVMPDRPEEFPDFTHVWFETPAPDSDTVTVLTLLDGPSAAGAYRFRMRRTRSVVMDIEASLHLRKDVGRFGLAPLTSMYWFSETAKPTAVDWRPEVHDSDGLALWTGTGERIWRPLRNPPRTMVSAFSDERPRGFGLMQRDRLFDHYQDGVYYDRRPSLWVEPLGDWGKGSVQLVENATDDEIHDNVVAMWVPREPARAGSSHDLAYRLHWVADEPYPSNLARVVATREGNGGQAGTDRPKGVRKFVVEFLGEPLGRLPAGVKPEPVLTASRGTFPLARTEAVPDDVPGHWRAEFDLAVAGADPVELRLFLRRGDETLSETWTYQYIPAA